In a genomic window of Sulfurisphaera tokodaii str. 7:
- a CDS encoding acyl-CoA dehydrogenase family protein has protein sequence MLLHVEEDEDIKLIVDSLKELLDREWNILGSKKHEANSEKILDLFYKLKDLGVFEFLENSNVLQSVLINEFVGENLLPGVIATTFMTRNDVPTSVGINYAPELDKAEYIVTPKGIAKVSEVEYVEIKSPDPSVRVYKILSGKWSPYDNFNFVFLNASAQMLGHGIYCLNKTIEYAKTRIAFGKPIGSYQAIKHKLVDDAIGLELARSRYLVDTDPSSFEYSFKKSFRAILDSIQVHGGIGFTTDLDLHLHLKRVVLINKILTPFVS, from the coding sequence ATGCTTCTACATGTAGAAGAAGATGAGGACATAAAGCTTATCGTAGACTCTTTAAAGGAACTCCTTGATAGGGAATGGAATATTTTAGGTAGTAAGAAACATGAGGCTAATAGTGAAAAAATTCTTGATCTATTTTATAAGTTAAAGGATTTAGGAGTTTTTGAGTTTCTAGAAAATTCTAATGTTTTACAATCAGTTTTAATAAATGAGTTTGTGGGAGAGAATTTACTTCCTGGTGTAATAGCAACAACTTTTATGACTAGAAATGACGTTCCGACATCTGTAGGGATAAACTATGCACCAGAATTAGATAAGGCTGAATATATAGTTACACCTAAGGGCATAGCTAAAGTTAGCGAGGTAGAGTATGTGGAAATAAAATCTCCAGATCCATCAGTTAGAGTATATAAAATATTATCTGGCAAATGGTCTCCCTATGATAATTTCAATTTTGTATTTCTAAATGCCTCTGCACAAATGTTAGGTCATGGTATATATTGTTTAAATAAGACTATTGAATATGCTAAAACGAGAATAGCATTTGGAAAACCTATAGGTTCTTATCAAGCAATTAAACATAAACTTGTTGATGATGCTATAGGTTTAGAATTAGCGAGATCTAGATACCTAGTTGATACTGATCCTTCATCGTTTGAATATTCTTTTAAAAAATCTTTTAGAGCAATCTTAGATTCTATTCAAGTTCATGGGGGGATAGGCTTCACTACTGATCTTGATCTTCACTTGCATTTAAAAAGAGTGGTATTGATTAACAAGATCTTAACTCCTTTTGTTAGCTAA
- a CDS encoding MaoC family dehydratase yields MYFEDFQVGQKWESKGRTVTEADVVLFTGLTGALNPLFLDEEYAKTTRFKGRILPGLLTASIGVGLTYQLPSDPFGEGFVALTKLEINAKKPVKIGDTLKALVEVVNKQEREKDGKVYLKISVINQNKEEVMILNMEILANKRS; encoded by the coding sequence ATGTATTTTGAGGATTTCCAAGTAGGGCAGAAGTGGGAAAGTAAGGGAAGGACTGTAACAGAAGCAGATGTAGTATTATTTACTGGTCTTACTGGTGCTCTAAACCCTTTATTTTTAGATGAAGAATATGCAAAAACAACAAGGTTTAAAGGAAGAATACTACCGGGTTTATTAACTGCATCAATTGGAGTTGGTTTGACTTACCAATTACCTTCGGATCCATTTGGAGAAGGTTTTGTTGCCTTAACTAAGCTGGAAATTAATGCTAAAAAACCAGTTAAAATCGGAGATACTCTAAAGGCTTTAGTAGAAGTTGTAAATAAGCAAGAAAGAGAAAAAGATGGAAAAGTATATTTGAAAATTTCTGTTATAAATCAAAACAAAGAAGAGGTAATGATTCTAAATATGGAAATATTAGCTAACAAAAGGAGTTAA
- a CDS encoding acyl-CoA dehydrogenase family protein, whose protein sequence is MNEDEYRQKLREWISQNAPRNLMGKKILFDTAEIDNYEELRNWQRKLYEAGYLGITWPKEYGGQGLDPIYEIIAYEEFIRAGLPYGRSLGSIGLMVAGPAILKHGSEEQKKKYLKRILSAEDIWCQGFSEPHAGSDLANIKTRAEDKGEYFEINGQKIWSSYAHLANYMLLLARTGEDKYKGLTMFIVDMKQEGIKVSPITQITGKSEFNVVYLNSVKVPKENIVGKVGEGWNVAMTVLNHERFFLGVTMLFVSKILLEKLRVKELEEEIKGLEAFYKRLLVKIRKGEEEIDVEGAVLKLVSSEILQRIYEIAVSQYDLETIMEDTWYLGMLASRGRTIAGGTSEILRNLIGERLLKLPK, encoded by the coding sequence ATGAATGAAGACGAATATAGGCAAAAATTAAGGGAATGGATAAGCCAGAACGCTCCCAGAAATCTTATGGGTAAAAAAATCCTTTTTGATACTGCTGAGATAGACAATTATGAGGAGTTAAGGAATTGGCAAAGGAAACTTTATGAAGCCGGATATTTAGGAATAACTTGGCCTAAAGAGTATGGAGGTCAAGGTTTAGATCCTATTTATGAGATAATAGCTTACGAAGAGTTTATTAGGGCTGGATTACCTTATGGTAGAAGTTTAGGTTCAATAGGTCTAATGGTCGCTGGACCAGCAATCCTTAAACATGGAAGTGAAGAACAAAAGAAAAAATACCTTAAAAGAATCCTTTCAGCTGAGGATATCTGGTGTCAAGGTTTTTCTGAGCCTCATGCAGGTTCTGATTTGGCAAATATTAAGACAAGGGCTGAAGATAAAGGAGAATACTTCGAAATAAATGGTCAAAAAATTTGGAGTAGTTATGCTCACTTAGCTAACTATATGTTACTTTTAGCAAGAACTGGAGAAGACAAATACAAGGGGCTTACAATGTTTATAGTTGATATGAAACAAGAGGGGATAAAAGTCTCACCAATAACCCAAATTACTGGTAAAAGTGAATTTAACGTAGTTTATTTAAATAGCGTAAAAGTACCTAAAGAAAATATAGTTGGTAAAGTTGGTGAGGGATGGAATGTTGCAATGACTGTTCTTAATCACGAGAGATTCTTCTTAGGAGTAACAATGTTATTTGTATCTAAAATACTTCTAGAGAAATTACGTGTTAAAGAATTAGAAGAAGAAATAAAAGGACTAGAAGCATTCTACAAAAGACTCCTTGTAAAGATAAGAAAGGGAGAAGAAGAAATTGATGTAGAAGGTGCCGTTTTAAAGTTGGTCTCATCAGAGATTTTACAGAGGATTTATGAAATAGCAGTATCCCAATACGATTTAGAGACTATTATGGAGGATACTTGGTATTTAGGCATGTTAGCTTCTAGGGGAAGAACGATTGCCGGTGGTACATCAGAAATATTGAGAAATTTAATAGGCGAGAGACTACTAAAATTACCGAAATAA
- a CDS encoding DMT family transporter, whose product MSSTTLFVKWMIPVAIVWGLSYPLTKLVSEYSSPMIISVARVAVGFIFFYSLSRSLSIGVKQFINGLLNFVGLLTFLNLGVYFSRNPGLVAVMIYTQPLFILVIEYILGTRIKTKGTIGIILGVIGITAAAFVSFDLGLLFGLLGGLVWAIGTVYYRRNLLKEDIVRLNASMALTSLPILLVLTPIDFHFTFTLTAISLIIILALIAQVGGFFFWFNAVKYLGSIKAGTGSLLVPVMAYVLSYAFFRTIPTPIEIIGSAITLIGVYLTMTS is encoded by the coding sequence GTGTCATCTACAACTCTTTTTGTCAAATGGATGATACCAGTAGCTATAGTCTGGGGATTATCATATCCGCTAACTAAATTAGTATCTGAATACTCCTCTCCAATGATAATAAGTGTTGCAAGAGTAGCTGTAGGTTTCATATTTTTCTACTCATTAAGTAGGAGTCTAAGTATAGGAGTTAAACAGTTCATAAACGGATTACTAAACTTTGTCGGGTTATTAACATTTTTAAACCTTGGAGTATACTTTTCCAGAAATCCTGGTTTAGTTGCAGTAATGATATATACACAACCTCTGTTTATTCTAGTTATCGAGTACATCTTAGGAACAAGGATTAAAACCAAAGGGACAATAGGCATAATACTAGGCGTAATAGGAATAACTGCTGCAGCTTTTGTAAGTTTTGATCTAGGATTATTATTTGGATTATTAGGTGGGCTAGTTTGGGCTATAGGGACAGTTTACTACAGAAGAAATCTCCTCAAGGAAGATATAGTTAGATTAAACGCTTCTATGGCTCTAACTTCGTTGCCAATACTACTTGTACTAACTCCAATAGATTTTCATTTTACATTCACCTTAACAGCAATAAGTTTAATTATAATCTTGGCTCTGATTGCTCAGGTTGGTGGCTTCTTCTTCTGGTTTAATGCAGTGAAATACTTAGGTAGTATAAAAGCTGGTACGGGTTCACTACTGGTTCCAGTAATGGCTTATGTTTTATCTTACGCTTTCTTTAGGACAATCCCAACTCCTATTGAGATTATAGGATCTGCTATCACTTTAATAGGAGTTTATCTGACAATGACATCTTAA
- a CDS encoding NAD(P)-binding protein, with protein sequence MRLLEPFYIRDVELKNRVVMSPMITNLGAPEGYPTEEHIRYFVRRASAGLLITEYTYVNKVDARGSPNQLGLYDDELIPKFARLTEAVHNMDSKIFVQLVHVGRKTRRSLIWNNDPIAPSNIPLLDPVREMTEDDINRVIMDFVKASERAEKSGFDGIELHGAHGYLIAQFLSPATNKREDKYKDGVIFLEELLKEIRRVVSIPVGMRISVTEFDPQGLTPELVAKIVKRVENLLDYIHLSAGRDGPLGGSSSFYYKRPSYVDEAKVVRKVTNLPLLLVGSVSTVEDAEKVLEVADAVVLGRQILADPDWVIKVKNNLPIRPCIRCNQLCRLLSTREVRCDVNPELGWEILNLEKGEGEVRIVGGGVMGLETARVLALRGFEVKIYEKKDKIGGQLNEIRDPWKREEFSRLIDYYEKELKRLGVKIYLSTEERKADIFALPKERQPEFKEYKGMRILVNSNLYAYQDYVFEWLKHNEVYITENVFKGLDRNRSYLLQQKYKELGVNIVKENVKADIVINDVRRNQPSIGQSIARGYWLGMTFKLKY encoded by the coding sequence ATGAGACTACTAGAGCCTTTTTACATAAGGGACGTTGAGTTAAAAAATAGGGTTGTAATGTCTCCTATGATCACTAATTTAGGGGCACCAGAAGGCTATCCTACTGAAGAACATATAAGGTACTTTGTAAGAAGAGCTTCTGCTGGATTATTAATTACAGAGTATACTTACGTAAATAAGGTCGATGCTAGGGGCTCTCCAAATCAGCTAGGTTTATATGATGATGAACTTATTCCAAAATTTGCAAGATTAACTGAAGCCGTTCATAATATGGACTCAAAAATTTTCGTTCAGCTTGTTCATGTTGGGAGGAAGACTAGAAGGAGTTTAATATGGAACAATGATCCAATTGCTCCTTCTAATATACCTCTTTTAGATCCAGTTAGGGAGATGACAGAAGATGATATTAATAGGGTTATAATGGATTTTGTTAAGGCCTCAGAAAGAGCTGAAAAAAGCGGTTTCGACGGAATAGAATTACATGGTGCTCATGGGTATTTAATTGCTCAGTTTTTATCACCAGCCACAAACAAAAGAGAGGATAAATATAAGGATGGAGTAATATTTCTAGAAGAATTACTGAAAGAGATAAGAAGAGTTGTAAGTATCCCAGTTGGAATGAGGATTTCCGTTACTGAATTCGATCCTCAAGGCTTAACACCAGAACTTGTAGCAAAAATAGTTAAGAGAGTAGAGAATTTATTGGATTACATTCATTTATCTGCTGGTAGAGACGGTCCATTAGGCGGCTCTTCTTCATTCTACTATAAAAGACCAAGTTATGTGGATGAGGCTAAAGTAGTTAGAAAGGTAACTAATTTACCATTACTTCTGGTAGGTTCAGTATCAACTGTAGAAGATGCAGAAAAAGTCCTAGAGGTTGCAGATGCCGTAGTTTTAGGTAGACAAATCTTGGCAGATCCTGATTGGGTAATAAAAGTTAAGAATAATTTACCAATAAGACCATGCATCAGATGTAATCAATTATGTAGATTGTTATCAACTAGAGAAGTGAGATGTGATGTTAATCCAGAATTGGGATGGGAAATTCTTAACTTAGAGAAAGGTGAGGGTGAAGTTAGAATTGTTGGAGGAGGAGTAATGGGATTAGAGACTGCGAGAGTTTTGGCTTTAAGAGGATTTGAGGTAAAAATATATGAGAAAAAGGATAAGATTGGTGGTCAGCTAAATGAGATTAGGGATCCTTGGAAGAGAGAAGAATTTAGTAGATTGATAGACTACTACGAAAAAGAACTAAAGAGACTAGGAGTTAAAATATATTTATCTACGGAGGAAAGAAAGGCTGATATATTTGCATTACCAAAGGAGAGGCAACCAGAGTTTAAGGAGTATAAGGGAATGAGGATTTTGGTGAACTCAAATCTTTATGCTTATCAAGATTATGTATTTGAGTGGTTAAAGCACAATGAAGTTTACATTACAGAGAACGTGTTTAAGGGTTTAGACAGAAATAGGTCTTATCTACTTCAACAAAAGTACAAGGAGTTAGGAGTTAATATTGTTAAAGAAAATGTTAAGGCTGACATAGTTATTAATGATGTTAGAAGAAATCAACCTTCGATTGGGCAATCTATTGCTCGTGGCTATTGGCTAGGTATGACTTTCAAACTGAAATACTAG
- a CDS encoding MFS transporter, with protein sequence MSFEKIPWAIKVRAFFVSSGGFLLDGYDLSVISFASTIISKEFSLTSAELGLLVSSSLIGMIPGSIIFGYLADKIGRKKLMGFDLLIFLVFGILTAISNSFASLFLSRLFLGFGIGGDYPISSTIMSELSPSFSRGKYLVGSISMYWIGTAISALFTLLLLPTGEYFWRYVFLVGAIISLPIVLLRVKLIESPRWLVAIGKEKGEKELQVKGATSFMDIFKGRLLVVTFFVTSVWFLFDVASYGIGLYYPYVLEQFAFPSKYEVVLGTLAISVGAIIGYIIAINIVDPLGRRLTLITGLSVMSILLYLGALTHISGSILVPYFMTFVAFEQWAGAVTLFYPTELYPTSVRASGQGFATAISRIGGVLGTFYFPILEHQLGFANVLMLFGSLSLLADIISIVLAKETSRKPLEETSISV encoded by the coding sequence ATGAGTTTTGAAAAAATACCTTGGGCAATAAAAGTTAGGGCATTCTTCGTAAGCTCCGGAGGTTTCCTATTAGATGGTTATGATCTTTCAGTAATATCCTTTGCTTCCACAATAATTTCTAAGGAATTTTCTTTAACTTCAGCCGAATTAGGATTACTTGTATCCTCTTCCCTTATTGGAATGATTCCTGGGTCAATAATTTTTGGTTATTTAGCGGATAAGATTGGTAGGAAAAAACTGATGGGATTCGACCTATTGATTTTCCTAGTTTTCGGCATTTTAACAGCTATCTCTAATAGTTTCGCTAGCCTTTTCCTTTCAAGACTGTTTTTAGGTTTTGGTATAGGTGGTGATTATCCGATAAGTAGCACTATAATGAGTGAACTTTCGCCTTCTTTCTCAAGAGGAAAATATCTAGTTGGCTCTATATCAATGTACTGGATCGGTACTGCAATATCAGCCTTATTTACCTTACTCCTCTTACCTACTGGTGAATATTTCTGGAGATATGTATTCCTAGTCGGTGCGATAATTTCTTTACCTATAGTATTGCTAAGAGTTAAACTTATAGAATCCCCTAGATGGTTAGTAGCAATTGGAAAAGAAAAAGGAGAAAAAGAACTTCAAGTAAAAGGTGCTACATCGTTCATGGATATATTTAAGGGAAGACTACTTGTAGTAACATTTTTTGTAACGTCAGTATGGTTTTTATTTGATGTTGCTTCTTATGGAATAGGTTTATATTATCCATATGTACTTGAGCAGTTCGCTTTTCCGTCAAAATATGAAGTAGTTTTAGGGACTTTAGCAATATCAGTGGGTGCTATAATAGGTTACATAATAGCAATAAACATTGTGGATCCTTTAGGAAGAAGACTTACATTGATTACAGGTCTTTCAGTAATGTCTATTTTACTTTACTTAGGCGCATTAACCCACATATCTGGAAGTATTTTAGTACCATACTTTATGACTTTCGTAGCTTTTGAACAGTGGGCTGGTGCTGTTACACTGTTCTATCCTACAGAACTTTACCCAACTTCAGTAAGGGCAAGCGGGCAAGGATTCGCAACTGCAATAAGCAGAATTGGCGGTGTTCTTGGCACATTTTATTTTCCTATACTAGAGCATCAGTTGGGATTTGCTAATGTCCTTATGTTGTTTGGTAGTTTATCCCTTTTAGCCGATATAATATCCATAGTGTTAGCGAAAGAAACCTCAAGAAAACCGTTAGAGGAGACTAGTATTTCAGTTTGA